A window of the Eleutherodactylus coqui strain aEleCoq1 chromosome 8, aEleCoq1.hap1, whole genome shotgun sequence genome harbors these coding sequences:
- the LOC136578056 gene encoding uncharacterized protein, with protein METVCVFCEALKWKDETPGMCCCSGKVQLPPFRDLPILLNSLFIEEHPESEHFLNSIRKYNSAFQMTSFGAKQVVEGNCMPTFKVQGQVYHLIGSLLPSPEYQHTFLQIYFVGDEEEQINIRCKNASVVNHNLIRQLQRMLHDCNPYIKDFKSAVESLPSDDKDQFQIVIHAERNPVNAHKGCFNKPTVNEVAVVIVGQTFEKRDIVLQATDSKLHRISEIHRSYDALQYPIMFCYGEDGYSISLPQVHPTTKQPLNKTISALNFYAYRLMIRQNKQNHIFHCRSLLSQFLVDMYAKIETERLNFIRNNQKTLRAESYIHLKDAIDKNDADIRQLGQAVILPSSFTGGPRYMHEHTQDAMTYVRHYGRPDLFITFTCNSKWTEITEALLPRQKPQHRHDITSRVFHLKIKKIVSLLTKGSLFGKPRCYMYSVEWQKRGLPRIHILLWLENAITPDRIDNIICAEISNPKEDPILYNIVKRNMIHGPCGNFNTHFQFIKDGKCSKRYPKPFLSETQTGDDGYPKYRRRSPSEGGFTVTIEKAQGTWVLDNSWVVPFNPVLLRTFNAHINVEYCNSVKSIKYICKYVDKGSEQATFAMENECDEINIYQTGRY; from the coding sequence ATGGAAACTGTTTGTGTTTTCTGTGAAGCTCTAAAGTGGAAAGATGAGACTCCTGGAATGTGCTGTTGTAGTGGTAAAGTTCAACTTCCTCCATTTAGAGACCTACCTATACTTCTTAATTCTCTTTTCATAGAGGAACATCCTGAAAGTGAACACTTTTTGAATTCAATCCGAAAATACAACAGTGCTTTCCAAATGACTTCTTTTGGAGCTAAGCAGGTTGTGGAAGGAAATTGCATGCCTACCTTCAAAGTTCAAGGACAGGTTTACCACTTAATAGGTAGCTTATTGCCATCTCCTGAATATCAGCATACGTTTTTACAAATTTATTTTGTCGGTGATGAagaagaacaaattaatataagatgtaAAAATGCATCTGTTGTCAATCATAATTTGATTCGACAGCTGCAAAGAATGCTTCATGACTGCAACCCGTACATTAAAGACTTTAAATCTGCAGTGGAAAGTCTACCCAGTGATGACAAGGATCAGTTTCAAATAGTCATTCATGCTGAAAGAAATCCTGTAAATGCTCATAAGGGCTGTTTTAACAAACCTACAGTCAATGAAGTTGCAGTCGTCATAGTAGGCCAAACATTTGAAAAAAGGGATATTGTGTTACAAGCTACAGACAGCAAACTTCATAGAATCAGCGAAATTCATCGATCATATGATGCTTTACAGTACCCAATTATGTTTTGCTATGGAGAAGACGGCTATTCCATATCTCTGCCTCAGGTACATCCTACCACGAAACAGCCACTTAACAAAACAATCTCAGCTTTGAATTTTTATGCGTATCGTCTAATGATaagacaaaataaacaaaatcacATATTCCACTGTAGATCTTTGCTTAGCCAGTTTTTGGTGGACATGTATGCAAAAATAGAAACAGAGAGGTTAAATTTCATCCGAAATAACCAGAAAACATTGAGAGCAGAAAGTTACATTCACCTCAAAGACGCCATTGATAAAAATGATGCAGACATCAGACAGTTGGGCCAGGCTGTTATCTTGCCATCGTCATTCACAGGAGGACCACGGTACATGCACGAACATACCCAGGATGCGATGACCTATGTGCGTCACTATGGCCGTCCAGACTTATTCATTACCTTTACGTGTAACTCAAAATGGACAGAAATTACAGAAGCTCTACTGCCCAGGCAGAAACCCCAGCATCGTCATGACATCACAAGCCGAGTTTTCCATCTTAAAATTAAAAAGATCGTGAGTTTGTTAACCAAAGGGAGTCTTTTTGGAAAGCCCAGATGTTACATGTATTCTGTCGAATGGCAGAAACGTGGTCTCCCTCGCATTCATATTTTGTTATGGCTTGAAAATGCAATCACACCAGACCGGATTGACAATATAATTTGTGCAGAGATATCAAATCCAAAAGAAGATCCTATTCTGTACAACATTGTTAAACGTAATATGATACATGGGCCATGTGGAAACTTCAACACACATTTCCAGTTCATAAAGGATGGCAAGTGTTCCAAAAGGTACCCCAAGCCATTTCTCAGTGAGACCCAGACTGGTGATGATGGGTATCCGAAGTACAGAAGAAGATCGCCAAGTGAGGGTGGGTTCACAGTAACTATTGAGAAGGCTCAAGGGACTTGGGTTCTTGATAACAGCTGGGTAGTTCCTTTTAATCCTGTTCTTCTCCGCACCTTTAATGCACACATCAATGTTGAGTACTGCAATTCTGTCAAGTCCATTAAATATATTTGCAAGTATGTGGATAAAGGTAGTGAGCAGGCCACATTTGCAATGGAGAATGAATGTGATGAAATAAACATATACCAGACAggtcgctattag